One segment of Porticoccus hydrocarbonoclasticus MCTG13d DNA contains the following:
- a CDS encoding lipoprotein-releasing ABC transporter permease subunit, producing MTTNLPFFIGLRYIRSRRKNGFVSFISLLSFVAMALGVTALILVLSVMNGFDHEIRQRILNVVAHAAIFNDDGVRNWQQLGADATLAGGVEAFAPYVEGYGLLSSDAQGQGVLIQGIDPLMEEAVSPISEYMMVGEMALLQPGEYGIVIGNLLSRSLGVIRGDYVVLSLPELNVTPAGIFPRYKRFRVFGVFQVGAQVDSGLAFVHYRDAQKLFRTGDAVTGVRLRLADPFDAGDIVAALNDDMDPGFKAKAWTEDMGNLFQAIELEKKVVSLLLAAIIAVAAFNIIASLILMVADKRQDIAVLRTLGVEAGTISRIFMVQGSAVGAFGVLCGVIFGSFLALWIGDIVHWAEYAVGFRVFDPDVYFISQLPSRLLWQDVLMISGLGFGLSLLATLYPSYRAGQILPAEALRYDH from the coding sequence ATGACTACTAACCTGCCTTTTTTTATCGGTCTGCGTTATATCCGCAGCAGACGCAAAAATGGTTTCGTATCTTTTATATCACTATTGTCTTTTGTCGCGATGGCACTCGGTGTGACGGCCCTCATCCTGGTTCTTTCGGTGATGAATGGTTTCGATCACGAAATCAGGCAGCGAATTCTCAACGTAGTAGCCCATGCAGCAATATTTAATGACGACGGTGTCCGCAACTGGCAGCAATTAGGTGCTGATGCAACTCTCGCCGGGGGTGTTGAAGCGTTTGCTCCCTACGTTGAGGGGTATGGTCTGTTGTCTTCGGATGCTCAAGGTCAGGGTGTTTTGATACAGGGTATAGACCCGCTTATGGAAGAGGCGGTCAGCCCGATCAGCGAATATATGATGGTGGGTGAGATGGCGTTACTCCAGCCGGGTGAGTATGGCATCGTTATCGGTAATCTGCTTTCCCGTTCACTTGGGGTTATTCGGGGCGATTATGTGGTGCTGTCGTTGCCCGAACTGAATGTGACGCCGGCGGGTATTTTCCCACGATATAAACGGTTTCGTGTATTTGGTGTGTTTCAGGTGGGCGCACAGGTGGATTCAGGGCTGGCCTTTGTTCATTATCGGGATGCTCAGAAGCTGTTTCGCACTGGGGACGCAGTCACGGGCGTGAGGTTGCGGCTTGCCGATCCCTTTGATGCAGGTGACATTGTTGCCGCATTGAATGACGATATGGATCCCGGATTCAAAGCCAAAGCCTGGACGGAGGACATGGGTAATTTATTCCAGGCGATAGAACTGGAGAAGAAGGTGGTCAGTTTGTTACTGGCAGCCATTATCGCCGTCGCGGCTTTTAATATTATTGCCAGCCTGATTTTGATGGTGGCTGATAAACGCCAGGATATCGCGGTGCTCCGCACCCTGGGTGTCGAGGCTGGAACAATTTCACGGATTTTTATGGTACAGGGTAGTGCTGTAGGTGCTTTTGGGGTGCTCTGTGGCGTGATCTTTGGCAGTTTTCTGGCCCTGTGGATTGGCGACATCGTCCACTGGGCTGAGTATGCGGTAGGCTTCAGAGTATTTGATCCGGATGTCTATTTTATCAGCCAGCTACCCTCTAGGCTGTTGTGGCAGGATGTCCTGATGATAAGCGGACTGGGTTTTGGTTTAAGCCTGTTGGCAACCCTGTATCCGTCATACCGGGCAGGACAGATTTTACCGGCGGAGGCCTTGCGTTATGACCACTGA
- a CDS encoding HU family DNA-binding protein, whose protein sequence is MNKSELVDAIADAADLSKASAGRALDAAIDAVTRTLKKGDPVSLVGFGTFAVKQRAARTGRNPQTGAEIKIAAANVPSFKAGKALKDAVNK, encoded by the coding sequence GTGAATAAATCTGAACTCGTTGATGCCATTGCCGATGCCGCTGATCTTTCGAAAGCGTCTGCCGGCCGCGCGCTGGATGCCGCTATTGACGCTGTAACCCGTACCCTGAAAAAAGGTGACCCGGTCTCGCTGGTAGGTTTTGGAACGTTTGCTGTTAAACAGCGTGCCGCCCGCACTGGTCGCAACCCTCAGACCGGCGCAGAAATCAAAATTGCTGCTGCCAACGTACCTAGCTTTAAAGCTGGTAAAGCTCTGAAGGACGCTGTTAATAAATAA
- a CDS encoding DUF2062 domain-containing protein, protein MPKKILRRFLPDPHKILHVRPIRWMGPLLKDPNLFHINRGSISTSFFIGLFCAFLPIPGQTLVAVLLALIFRSNLPLAVALIWISNPLTITPMFLFAYSVGTWLLGQRESHLVIELSWDWAVAQGSRIWLPLLTGSLVCGLVSGIMGYLTILNLWRWKVVKNWGIRKKKRQGHAAALLNHRKKP, encoded by the coding sequence ATGCCAAAAAAGATTTTACGCCGCTTTCTGCCGGATCCACACAAAATCCTTCATGTGCGCCCTATCCGCTGGATGGGCCCTCTACTGAAAGATCCCAACCTGTTCCATATCAACCGTGGCTCAATTTCAACGTCTTTTTTTATCGGACTATTTTGCGCTTTCCTGCCGATTCCGGGACAAACGCTGGTGGCCGTACTACTGGCCTTGATATTCCGCAGCAATCTACCTCTGGCCGTGGCACTGATCTGGATCAGCAACCCGCTGACGATCACACCGATGTTCCTGTTTGCCTACAGCGTGGGTACTTGGCTACTGGGTCAAAGAGAATCTCACCTTGTCATTGAGCTCAGCTGGGACTGGGCAGTTGCACAGGGCAGTAGAATTTGGCTGCCATTGCTGACCGGTAGCCTGGTCTGCGGGTTGGTCAGCGGCATCATGGGCTATCTGACCATTTTAAATCTGTGGCGGTGGAAGGTGGTCAAAAACTGGGGTATTCGCAAGAAAAAACGCCAGGGGCACGCGGCCGCACTATTAAATCATAGAAAAAAACCTTAA
- a CDS encoding SurA N-terminal domain-containing protein, which translates to MLQDFRDNLKGSAKIVLVAIIIVPFALFGVDAIFLSGSSVEEAASVNGETITELRLQQSVALQKQQILNRYEDLDPSMINDEQLRGPVMQQLIRQKAVELAAREQGMAIDDKMIYRLLLEVPDFQVEGKFDAQRYEFVLRQMGYTPNSYNKLLRSDMLNSQFMQGVSNTGFSTERENQLLASITEQTRDFYYLTIPRAPVLDAISITDEEVQSFYEGNKDQFMADEQLVVEYLELRPDDLVQEVVVEESVVNDVIEVRINAVRAKQSRQVAQILLEKQDDGSHLDKISDIQKQLEAGEEFAVLAEQHSEDYSTAEQGGDLGFVQRGDLPEPLSVALDSLSVGEISGPVETELGVHLVKLLAEKKAELPSRDDIEPGIRRELQRQLALELLPERIEELKDLSYNASSLESVADRLDLTLQITEPFSRNGGDGIAGKPQVITAAFSEPVLEKGLTSEVLDLADDHVVVLSLRERIPSRLKPLTEVRPRIEQILKKERADRQLMERAETLVARVKGGESIEEVAKHESLQWQVNLNTKRFSGKLNEEIRQWVFSLAEPADSAVVSDLALANGDHVIVSLTRVTEGDLDKLSAEQKQVLSTTVALTAASRDYQAYETLLVEQADIASKY; encoded by the coding sequence ATGCTGCAGGACTTTCGAGACAACCTCAAAGGCTCGGCCAAAATTGTACTGGTCGCTATTATTATTGTGCCGTTTGCCCTGTTCGGTGTGGATGCAATTTTTCTCAGCGGTAGTTCTGTTGAAGAAGCCGCTAGCGTCAATGGTGAGACCATTACAGAGCTTCGTCTGCAACAATCCGTGGCGCTTCAGAAGCAACAGATTCTTAACAGGTACGAAGATCTCGACCCGTCCATGATCAACGATGAGCAGCTTCGTGGCCCCGTTATGCAACAGCTTATTCGCCAGAAAGCGGTTGAGCTTGCAGCTCGGGAGCAGGGTATGGCTATCGACGACAAAATGATTTATCGCCTTCTGCTTGAGGTCCCTGATTTTCAAGTGGAGGGGAAGTTTGATGCCCAACGCTATGAGTTTGTGCTCAGGCAGATGGGTTACACTCCGAATTCCTACAATAAATTGCTTCGTTCAGATATGTTGAACAGTCAGTTTATGCAGGGGGTAAGCAATACTGGGTTTTCTACGGAGCGGGAAAACCAGCTGCTGGCGAGCATCACTGAGCAAACCCGGGATTTCTACTACCTGACCATTCCCCGGGCGCCGGTATTGGATGCGATCTCGATTACTGATGAGGAAGTTCAGTCTTTCTACGAGGGCAATAAAGACCAGTTTATGGCGGACGAACAGTTGGTGGTGGAGTATTTGGAGTTGCGTCCCGACGACCTGGTGCAGGAGGTCGTCGTGGAAGAAAGTGTTGTGAACGATGTGATCGAAGTCAGGATCAACGCAGTTCGTGCCAAGCAATCGCGACAGGTCGCGCAGATTCTGCTTGAGAAGCAGGACGACGGCAGTCATCTCGACAAAATATCTGACATTCAAAAACAGCTGGAAGCCGGTGAAGAGTTTGCTGTACTCGCTGAGCAGCATTCGGAGGATTACAGCACAGCTGAACAGGGCGGTGATCTGGGCTTTGTGCAACGGGGTGATCTGCCGGAACCATTGAGTGTGGCGCTGGACAGTCTCTCTGTCGGTGAGATTTCTGGTCCGGTAGAAACCGAGCTCGGTGTTCATCTGGTCAAACTGCTGGCAGAAAAAAAGGCTGAGTTACCCAGCCGAGATGATATTGAGCCGGGTATCCGGCGTGAGCTTCAACGGCAACTGGCACTGGAATTGCTGCCAGAGAGAATTGAGGAGCTCAAGGATCTTTCCTATAATGCCTCCTCCCTAGAAAGTGTAGCCGACAGGCTTGATCTGACATTGCAGATTACCGAGCCATTCAGCCGCAATGGTGGTGACGGCATAGCGGGTAAGCCACAGGTCATTACGGCTGCATTCAGCGAGCCGGTTCTGGAAAAAGGCCTTACCAGTGAAGTGCTTGATCTGGCAGATGATCACGTGGTGGTTCTGTCTCTTCGGGAGCGAATTCCTTCACGCCTCAAACCCTTGACTGAGGTCAGGCCTCGTATCGAGCAGATTCTCAAGAAAGAGCGTGCGGACCGTCAACTGATGGAGCGTGCTGAGACATTGGTCGCCCGTGTTAAAGGGGGTGAGTCAATTGAAGAAGTGGCCAAACATGAATCGCTCCAGTGGCAGGTTAATCTGAACACAAAGCGTTTTAGTGGCAAACTCAACGAAGAGATTCGCCAGTGGGTTTTTTCCCTGGCAGAGCCTGCGGATAGCGCGGTCGTCAGTGATTTGGCACTTGCCAATGGTGATCACGTGATTGTGTCCCTGACCCGGGTCACCGAGGGAGACTTGGACAAGCTGAGTGCTGAGCAGAAGCAGGTGCTTTCCACAACCGTTGCCCTGACGGCGGCCAGTCGCGATTACCAGGCGTATGAGACCCTGTTGGTTGAACAGGCAGATATCGCATCTAAATACTAG
- a CDS encoding ABC transporter ATP-binding protein gives MTTDSTAVMHCDNLARHYRQGVERIDVLRGLSLRVHSGERIAIIGTSGSGKTTLLNLLGGLDDPDEGFVNVMGAALKPMNESKRARWRNQHLGFVYQFHHLLGEFSALENVAMPLLVAKTPVAEAKVLAREMLDRVGLGARCAHKPSELSGGERQRVAIARALVRKPACVLMDEPTGNLDPVTAETVLALLMSLNRELAISFVVVTHDTQVAARMDRVLSLTEGCLTDVTESRSMGQGL, from the coding sequence ATGACCACTGATTCAACCGCAGTAATGCACTGCGATAACCTCGCCAGACACTACCGTCAGGGGGTAGAGCGGATTGATGTGTTAAGGGGGTTGTCACTGCGGGTTCACAGTGGCGAGAGAATTGCGATCATCGGGACGTCTGGTTCCGGCAAAACCACCCTTTTGAACTTGCTGGGTGGGCTGGATGACCCGGACGAGGGCTTTGTCAATGTGATGGGGGCTGCTCTGAAGCCAATGAATGAATCGAAGCGAGCCCGTTGGCGCAATCAGCACCTGGGGTTTGTCTACCAGTTTCATCATCTGTTGGGTGAGTTCAGCGCACTTGAAAATGTGGCCATGCCGTTGCTGGTGGCAAAAACACCGGTTGCCGAAGCGAAGGTGCTGGCCCGGGAAATGCTTGATCGGGTTGGTCTGGGTGCACGTTGCGCTCACAAACCCTCTGAGCTATCCGGTGGAGAGCGCCAGAGAGTCGCCATTGCCCGGGCACTGGTGAGAAAACCGGCCTGTGTGTTGATGGATGAACCGACTGGCAATCTTGACCCTGTCACAGCAGAGACGGTGCTGGCGCTTCTGATGTCATTAAACCGTGAGCTGGCGATCAGTTTTGTGGTGGTTACCCATGATACGCAGGTCGCAGCCCGGATGGATCGGGTGCTCTCCCTTACCGAGGGTTGTTTGACGGATGTTACTGAATCCCGCTCCATGGGTCAGGGATTGTAG
- a CDS encoding FMN-binding glutamate synthase family protein has translation MLNSLAVIVVLSFGLLILTLVVFYIIDITQTKHAVRRNYPVVGRFRYLFEHMGEFLRQYFYAMDREEMPFNRAERAWVYRAAKDVDRTLAFGSTRDLRPLGSIFFVNCAYPTRGEDAVAPSPITIGPYCETPFTTASILNISGMSYGALSRPALQALSRGAAKAGCWLNTGEGGLSSYHLEGGCDIVFQIGTAKFGVRDEQGRLSEERLAGVAAHPQVKMFEIKLSQGAKPGKGGILPGVKVTEEIALIRAISVGEDAISPNRHLEITNAGSLLDMIEQVRRVAGKPVGFKTVIGDTVWLEDLFKLILSRGIESAPDFITIDGAEGGSGAAPQALMDYMGLPIRESLPAVVDLLHGYGLKERIKVIASGKLIVPSGVAWALCMGADFVNSGRGFMFSLGCIQAMQCNKNTCPTGVTTHDPRLQRGLNPILKSERVANYVANMTYDVGTIAHSCGVFEPRQLRRHHARMATSSGRSESLESLYPSEQMGARLFPPGNIDQ, from the coding sequence ATGCTAAATTCTCTGGCCGTCATTGTTGTGCTTTCTTTTGGTCTGTTAATCCTTACGCTGGTTGTCTTCTATATCATCGATATTACCCAGACCAAACACGCGGTTCGCCGAAATTACCCTGTTGTCGGTCGTTTTCGTTACCTGTTTGAGCATATGGGTGAATTTCTCCGTCAATATTTCTATGCCATGGATCGCGAGGAAATGCCCTTTAATCGGGCCGAACGCGCCTGGGTCTACAGAGCGGCCAAGGATGTGGATAGAACGCTGGCCTTCGGTTCAACTCGTGACCTGCGTCCGCTCGGTTCAATATTTTTTGTCAACTGTGCGTACCCCACCCGCGGTGAGGATGCGGTGGCGCCCAGCCCCATCACCATTGGCCCCTATTGTGAAACCCCTTTCACAACGGCTTCCATTCTGAACATTTCTGGTATGAGTTATGGTGCGCTCTCCAGGCCGGCGTTGCAGGCGCTATCCCGAGGTGCTGCCAAAGCCGGTTGCTGGTTAAATACCGGCGAAGGCGGCCTTTCATCCTATCACCTTGAGGGCGGCTGCGATATTGTCTTTCAGATTGGCACCGCCAAATTTGGTGTCCGGGACGAGCAGGGGCGGCTCAGCGAAGAACGGTTGGCCGGTGTTGCCGCTCACCCACAGGTCAAAATGTTTGAGATCAAGCTCAGTCAGGGTGCCAAGCCGGGAAAGGGCGGTATTCTGCCCGGGGTCAAGGTTACCGAAGAGATTGCCCTGATTCGGGCTATTTCGGTGGGTGAAGATGCGATCAGTCCCAACCGCCACCTGGAAATCACCAATGCCGGGAGCCTGCTGGATATGATTGAACAGGTGCGCAGGGTTGCGGGAAAGCCGGTAGGATTCAAAACGGTTATTGGTGACACCGTCTGGCTGGAAGATCTCTTTAAACTGATACTGTCGAGAGGCATTGAGTCGGCTCCCGACTTTATAACGATCGACGGTGCAGAGGGTGGCTCAGGTGCCGCGCCTCAGGCGTTGATGGATTATATGGGGTTGCCCATCCGCGAGAGTCTTCCGGCGGTCGTTGACCTGTTGCATGGCTACGGTCTCAAAGAGCGCATCAAGGTGATTGCATCGGGAAAACTGATTGTGCCCTCCGGGGTGGCCTGGGCGCTCTGTATGGGCGCGGATTTTGTCAATTCCGGGCGTGGTTTCATGTTTTCTCTCGGTTGTATTCAAGCCATGCAGTGCAATAAAAATACCTGCCCCACCGGTGTCACGACCCATGACCCAAGATTGCAGCGCGGACTGAACCCCATATTGAAATCCGAGCGGGTGGCAAACTACGTGGCGAACATGACCTACGATGTCGGTACGATTGCCCATTCCTGCGGTGTTTTCGAGCCTCGCCAATTGCGCCGCCATCACGCCAGAATGGCTACCAGTTCCGGTCGCTCGGAAAGCCTTGAAAGCCTTTATCCATCGGAGCAGATGGGAGCCAGGTTGTTTCCCCCGGGAAATATTGATCAATGA
- a CDS encoding lipoprotein-releasing ABC transporter permease subunit, translating to MFRPLAVFIGLRNFTSGAGNRMVSFISLLAILGLVMGVALLVVVMSVMNGFDREMESRILAAVPHIRLFDEHGVQQSDTLRDTLVQQPNVRAVMPFTRLEGMLTHRGKTRPVEVMGLEPSLADPFMGVFISPDLMGQLAVHSNGLLMAGEIAKKLSLSAGDRVTLLVPASGGNGLQQAPKVSTFTVLGTFDTRTAADQSLVLAKLETASRLAGHPGLAQGWQVRVADVFEARQTGYALLQVLPSGYRFSDWIQTHGNLYQAIKMSRNLVSLLVFLIIAIAVFNVISMLMMTVIDKRAEIAILKTQGFVRHEIVAIFLTQGVLIGLFGTLLGVLLGVVGALNVTAAARWLELLMGRPLLNSEIYPLDYLPSALLWNDVGMIVAVALALNFLATLYPAIRAANTRPADVLRYE from the coding sequence GTGTTCAGACCCCTAGCCGTCTTTATCGGATTGCGTAATTTTACCTCTGGTGCTGGCAACCGGATGGTGTCGTTTATTTCACTGCTGGCTATCCTGGGACTGGTGATGGGCGTTGCTCTGCTGGTGGTGGTGATGTCAGTGATGAACGGATTCGATCGGGAAATGGAGTCTCGCATCCTCGCAGCAGTTCCACACATACGATTGTTTGACGAGCACGGTGTTCAGCAGAGCGACACGTTGCGCGATACCCTTGTGCAGCAGCCGAATGTCCGCGCTGTGATGCCCTTTACCCGGCTGGAGGGCATGCTGACACATCGTGGCAAAACCAGGCCAGTGGAAGTGATGGGGTTGGAGCCATCTCTGGCCGACCCGTTCATGGGTGTGTTCATCTCTCCCGACCTGATGGGGCAGCTGGCTGTTCATTCCAATGGCCTTTTGATGGCGGGTGAGATTGCCAAAAAACTGTCCCTGTCAGCGGGTGACCGGGTGACATTGCTGGTGCCCGCATCCGGAGGTAACGGGCTCCAACAGGCACCAAAAGTGTCGACTTTTACCGTGCTAGGAACCTTTGACACCCGCACAGCGGCCGATCAGAGTTTGGTGCTGGCCAAGCTTGAAACAGCCTCCAGGCTGGCGGGACATCCTGGTCTGGCTCAGGGGTGGCAGGTGCGGGTGGCCGATGTCTTTGAGGCGCGCCAGACTGGTTATGCCCTGCTGCAAGTGCTGCCGTCCGGTTACCGGTTTTCCGATTGGATACAAACCCATGGCAACCTTTATCAAGCCATAAAAATGTCTCGCAACCTGGTTTCCCTGTTGGTTTTTCTGATCATTGCCATCGCTGTTTTCAATGTCATCTCAATGTTGATGATGACTGTGATCGACAAGCGTGCCGAGATCGCGATTCTCAAAACACAGGGGTTTGTCCGGCATGAGATTGTTGCCATCTTCCTCACACAGGGTGTGCTGATTGGTTTGTTTGGCACCCTGCTGGGTGTGCTGCTGGGTGTGGTGGGGGCCTTGAATGTGACGGCCGCAGCTCGGTGGCTTGAGTTGTTGATGGGTCGCCCGTTACTCAACTCCGAAATCTACCCGCTTGACTACCTCCCCTCGGCGCTGCTGTGGAATGATGTGGGGATGATTGTCGCAGTGGCTTTAGCACTGAATTTTCTGGCGACTCTTTACCCTGCTATCCGTGCTGCCAATACTCGCCCTGCAGATGTCCTGAGGTACGAATAA
- the sthA gene encoding Si-specific NAD(P)(+) transhydrogenase yields the protein MADYQYDLVIIGSGPAGEGAAMSAVKQGWSVAVVDDRPMVGGNCTHLGTIPSKALRHAVRRMVQFNTMPMFRAVGDPRWFSFPDLMKSADDVIRKQVEGRTKDYARNRIKLHLGRASFTDVHHISIKQPDHTRETIKGRFFLIATGSSPYHPDDVDFDHPCIFDSDSILSLDRTPRNIIIYGAGVIGCEYASIFAGLDTRVDLVNSRSGLLSFLDDEISDALSYQLRDLNVTVRHNEEYDHIETRNNGVTMELKSGKRIHAEALLWSNGRSGNTKNMGLEELGLVVNERGQLEVNGHYQTTVPHIYAAGDVVGWPSLAGAAYDQGRFAAAHMCGAAREYHVEDVATGIWTIPEISFVGKTESELTEQQVPYEIGRAYFKNIARAHISGEEVGVLKILFHQETLEILGVHCFGAEASEIIHIGQAIMNQSGDANTIEYFIRTTFNYPTMAEAYRIAAINGMNRLCRESRKLVI from the coding sequence ATGGCAGATTATCAATATGATCTGGTAATAATAGGCAGTGGTCCTGCAGGCGAGGGTGCCGCAATGTCCGCAGTGAAGCAGGGCTGGTCAGTGGCAGTAGTTGATGACCGGCCTATGGTGGGTGGTAACTGTACCCATCTGGGGACCATTCCTTCAAAAGCCCTGCGCCATGCAGTTCGACGCATGGTGCAGTTCAATACCATGCCGATGTTCCGTGCAGTGGGAGATCCCCGTTGGTTCTCCTTCCCTGATTTGATGAAATCCGCAGATGATGTCATTCGCAAGCAGGTTGAAGGGCGTACAAAAGATTATGCCCGCAATCGTATCAAACTCCATTTAGGGCGAGCCAGTTTTACGGATGTCCATCATATTTCTATCAAACAGCCTGACCACACACGTGAAACGATTAAGGGACGATTTTTTTTGATCGCAACGGGTTCAAGTCCCTATCATCCGGACGATGTGGATTTTGATCATCCCTGTATTTTTGATAGTGATTCGATTCTGAGTCTGGATCGAACACCTCGCAATATTATTATTTATGGTGCCGGGGTGATAGGTTGTGAATATGCCTCGATTTTTGCCGGACTGGATACTCGTGTCGATCTGGTGAACAGTCGCTCCGGGCTGCTGTCATTTCTCGATGATGAGATTTCAGATGCACTCAGCTATCAGCTTCGCGATCTGAATGTCACCGTTCGGCACAATGAGGAGTATGACCATATAGAAACCCGTAACAATGGTGTCACTATGGAACTGAAGTCGGGCAAACGGATTCACGCTGAAGCCCTGCTCTGGTCCAATGGCCGTTCCGGCAATACTAAAAATATGGGGCTGGAAGAGTTGGGTCTGGTTGTCAATGAGCGCGGTCAGCTGGAGGTCAATGGGCACTACCAGACGACAGTCCCGCATATTTACGCGGCCGGCGATGTGGTGGGCTGGCCATCATTGGCAGGTGCCGCCTATGACCAGGGTAGGTTTGCTGCGGCACACATGTGTGGAGCAGCACGCGAATATCACGTTGAAGACGTTGCCACCGGTATTTGGACGATTCCGGAAATCAGCTTTGTTGGCAAGACCGAGTCCGAACTGACCGAGCAGCAGGTTCCCTATGAGATAGGCCGCGCTTACTTCAAGAACATCGCCCGTGCCCATATTTCCGGCGAAGAAGTCGGTGTATTAAAGATATTGTTTCATCAGGAAACTCTGGAAATCCTTGGTGTCCATTGTTTCGGTGCAGAGGCGTCAGAAATTATTCATATTGGCCAGGCTATTATGAACCAGTCCGGCGACGCCAATACCATTGAGTATTTTATCCGCACCACATTTAATTACCCGACCATGGCAGAAGCCTACAGGATCGCTGCTATTAACGGGATGAACCGGTTGTGTCGCGAGTCCCGTAAACTGGTGATTTGA